A stretch of the Balearica regulorum gibbericeps isolate bBalReg1 chromosome 25, bBalReg1.pri, whole genome shotgun sequence genome encodes the following:
- the LOC104639955 gene encoding LOW QUALITY PROTEIN: adenosine receptor A3 (The sequence of the model RefSeq protein was modified relative to this genomic sequence to represent the inferred CDS: inserted 2 bases in 1 codon): MAGASCPPRYRAAVMKKRICVVLGLCWLVSVLVGLVTMLGWNQHTGNWSYTKCHHLAVMRMDYVVYFGFFTWFLLPLLIMCALYTEIIYIVGIKLRPSSASPPGGGRVCGKEYKMAKYLALILILFAVSRLHLDILNCISYFCPSCTIPQPLMYLGIPLSHAISAMXVCAFEIQKLKETHAFILRTYIPLQKLESVISSAECTAEQLGVSTIRAVPRSSVCPGWLQQRGSNNWGDDGTDTKMHFSDRAFWSNNCVHISAFS; encoded by the exons ATGGCTGGTGCTTCTTGCCCACCCAGGTACAGGGCAGCTGTCATGAAGAAAAGGATTTGTGTGGTTCTGGGACTCTGTTGGCTCGTGTctgtgctggtggggctggTCACCATGCTGGGATGGAACCAGCACACAGGCAACTGGAGCTACACCAAGTGTCACCATTTGGCTGTGATGAGAATGGATTATGTGGTGTATTTCGGCTTCTTCACCTGgttcctccttcccttgctcATCATGTGTGCCCTCTACACTGAGATTATCTACATCGTGGGGATAAAACTACGCCCGAGCTCAGCAAGTCctccaggaggaggaagagtttGTGGGAAAGAATACAAAATGGCCAAATATCTGGCCCTCATCCTCATCTTGTTTGCAGTGTCCCGGCTGCACCTAGACATCCTGAACTGCATTTCATACTTCTGCCCCTCCTGCACCATCCCGCAGCCTCTGATGTACCTGGGCATCCCGCTGTCTCATGCCATCTCAGCCAT AGTCTGTGCCTTCGAAATACAGAAGCTCAAAGAAACACACGCTTTCATTCTGAGGACTTACATCCCGCTCCAGAAGTTGGAGTCGGTTATTTCTAGTGCAGAGTGCACAGCGGAGCAGCTGGGAGTGAGCACCATCCGAGCTGTGCCCCGCTCATCGGTTTGTCCCGGATGGCTGCAACAGCGTGGGAGCAACAACTGGGGTGACGATGGCACAGACACCAAGATGCATTTCTCAGATCGTGCATTCTGGAGCAACAATTGTGTGCATATTTCTGCGTTCAGCTAA
- the LOC104631119 gene encoding adenosine receptor A3 encodes MRFAWQRATRSGTECQIRGHRCPCSLPQLEPGWEHLQELAMPNDSLALNSLDGIYIGIECLVALFATLGNILVIWAVKLNSTFQNMTLYFIVSLALADIAVGTLVMPLAIVVSLGISVHFYTCLFMCCLMVAFTTASILSLLAIAIDRYLRVKLPTRYKIITTERRVWWALGLCWFVSLLVGLVPMFGWNNIEPRTSDFLVCQFMSVMRMDYMVYFSFFTWTLGPLLIMCALYIEIFYIIRKKLSQGTTNARGAFYGQEFKIAKSLALVLSLFAISWLPLCILNCISYFYPGRQIPKSLMYSGILLSHVNSAMNPIVYACKIKKFKNTYLLILRTYLLCKKPDPVLTEQTDQQS; translated from the exons ATGAGGTTTGCATGGCAGAGAGCCACTAGAAGTGGCACTGAGTGCCAGATACGAGGGCATCGATGCCCATGCTCCCTTCCGCAGCTCGAGCCAGGGTGGGAGCATCTCCAGGAACTCGCCATGCCAAACGACAGCCTGGCGCTGAACAGCCTGGATGGGATTTACATCGGTATCGAGTGCTTGGTTGCTTTATTTGCCACTTTGGGTAACATCCTGGTCATCTGGGCAGTGAAGCTGAACTCGACATTTCAGAACATGACTCTCTACTTCATCGTTTCCCTGGCGCTGGCTGATATCGCGGTGGGGACCCTTGTCATGCCCTTGGCCATCGTGGTGAGTCTGGGCATCAGCGTCCACTTCTACACCTGCCTGTTTATGTGCTGCCTGATGGTGGCTTTCACTACCGCGTCCATCCTCTCCCTCCTGGCCATCGCAATCGACAGGTACCTGAGAGTGAAGCTGCCAACCAG ATATAAAATAATCACTACAGAGAGAAGAGTGTGGTGGGCGCTGGGTTTGTGCTGGTTTGTGTCCCTGCTGGTAGGGTTAGTCCCTATGTTTGGATGGAACAACATAGAACCAAGAACCTCTGACTTTCTCGTGTGTCAATTTATGTCTGTGATGAGGATGGATTACATGGTATATTTTAGCTTCTTCACATGGACCCTTGGCCCTCTGCTCATCATGTGTGCTCTGTACATTGAAATCTTTTACATCATCCGGAAAAAGCTCAGTCAAGGTACAACCAACGCGAGAGGGGCTTTTTACGGACAGGAGTTCAAGATAGCCAAATCTCTAGCACTTGTTCTCTCCCTGTTTGCCATATCCTGGTTGCCTCTGTGCAttctaaactgcatttcctaTTTTTACCCTGGACGTCAAATCCCCAAGAGTTTGATGTACTCAGGAATCCTGTTATCCCATGTCAATTCTGCCATGAACCCCATTGTCTATGCTTGCAAGATAAAGAAGTTCAAAAACACATACCTTTTAATTTTAAGGACCTATCTCCTGTGCAAAAAACCAGACCCAGTTCTTACAGAGCAAACAGACCAACAGTCATAA